From the genome of Triticum aestivum cultivar Chinese Spring chromosome 3B, IWGSC CS RefSeq v2.1, whole genome shotgun sequence, one region includes:
- the LOC123071164 gene encoding beta-glucosidase 2 codes for MGMGAAAFFYLLLSLWAQDATAADLGLTRSDFPREFVFGSGTSAYQYEGAVAEDGRSPSNWDTFTHAGRMADKSTGDVAADGYHKYMEDVKLMSETGLEAYRFSISWSRLIPSGRGAVNPKGLEYYNNLIDELVNHGIQVHITLHHVDLPQVLEDEYGGWLSPKIVEDFTAYADVCFREFGNRVASWTTMDEANIGVLGSYGNALFPPGRCSDPFGATKCTAGDSSIEPYIAANNILMAHASVFRLYRDKYQHKQKGIVGINIYSYWSYPLTNATADLEATQRCKDFLYGWILEPLVFGDYPQVMKKNVGSRLPPFTNVQSELIKGSLDFIGINHYFSVYVNDRPLDTGVRDYTADMSIDSRGSRTDPPAGQGPPTHTTSDPKGLQLALEYLKETYGNLPVYVQENGMGSADDSLDDTDRIGYLSSYMEGTLEAMRNGANVGGYFAWAFMDLFELLAGYQSRYGLYRVDFADERRPRQARLSARWYSGFLKHNGTSALASRAQIDEFVMYGKRMPWKYRSYERGLITIEILW; via the exons ATGGGTATGGGTGCCGCTGCCTTCTTCTACCTCCTGCTGTCCCTCTGGGCTCAGGATGCAACCGCGGCTGACCTTGGCCTCACAAGAAGCGATTTCCCACGGGAGTTCGTCTTTGGATCTGGGACCTCGGCATATCAA TATGAGGGTGCTGTTGCTGAGGATGGCAGGAGCCCAAGCAACTGGGACACTTTCACTCACGCAG GCAGAATGGCAGACAAAAGCACAGGAGATGTTGCTGCAGATGGGTACCACAAATACATG GAGGATGTCAAGCTCATGTCTGAGACAGGCCTAGAGGCCTATAGGTTCTCCATATCCTGGTCAAGGCTCATTCCAA GTGGACGCGGAGCTGTCAACCCCAAGGGGCTAGAGTACTACAATAACCTCATTGATGAGCTAGTGAATCATG GAATTCAAGTACACATCACACTTCACCATGTAGATCTCCCTCAAGTTCTCGAAGACGAGTATGGTGGATGGTTAAGCCCCAAAATTGT TGAAGATTTCACAGCATATGCAGATGTTTGCTTCAGGGAGTTCGGAAACAGGGTTGCATCCTGGACAACTATGGACGAGGCAAACATCGGTGTACTTGGCTCTTATGGCAATGCTCTATTTCCTCCTGGCCGTTGCTCAGATCCATTTGGAGCAACAAAGTGCACCGCTGGGGACTCTAGCATCGAACCATACATAGCCGCTAATAATATCCTTATGGCGCATGCATCAGTTTTCAGACTGTACAGAGATAAATATCAA CACAAGCAGAAAGGAATTGTTGGCATAAATATCTACTCCTACTGGAGTTATCCACTGACAAATGCCACCGCGGATCTAGAAGCAACTCAGAGATGTAAAGATTTCTTGTATGGCTG GATACTAGAGCCATTGGTGTTTGGGGACTACCCACAAGTAATGAAGAAGAATGTCGGCTCTCGCCTTCCACCCTTCACAAACGTTCAGTCTGAACTTATCAAGGGTTCCTTAGATTTTATTGGAATAAATCACTATTTTTCTGTCTACGTGAATGATCGCCCTCTAGATACAGGTGTTCGAGACTACACCGCAGACATGTCAATTGATTCAAGAG GTTCTAGGACCGACCCGCCAGCTGGTCAG GGCCCCCCAACACACACTACAAGTGATCCCAAAGGGTTGCAACTTGCACTGGAGTACCTGAAAGAAACCTATGGGAACCTTCCCGTCTATGTCCAAGAGAATG GTATGGGATCTGCTGACGACAGTCTGGATGACACCGACAGGATCGGTTACCTGAGCAGCTACATGGAGGGCACACTAGAGGCGATGAG GAATGGAGCCAACGTGGGAGGCTACTTCGCCTGGGCATTCATGGACCTGTTCGAGCTCCTGGCGGGGTACCAGTCAAGGTACGGACTGTATCGGGTCGACTTCGCCGATGAGAGGCGGCCGCGGCAAGCCAGGCTCTCGGCTCGCTGGTACTCCGGCTTCCTCAAGCACAACGGAACCTCTGCGCTCGCGTCGAGAGCGCAG